The following are from one region of the Corylus avellana chromosome ca1, CavTom2PMs-1.0 genome:
- the LOC132161769 gene encoding E3 ubiquitin-protein ligase RHA2A-like, giving the protein MGLQSQLNDVSSDSIPLLLVALFANCVAYLRSLLFGLLHSLGLSRFDPNRVDDGLLSAVGSGLAGLIALADQLNNNQAFSYEYAAAEDGAGPTTDPMDRPICVVCRNAMRDGDHVRRLPCRHVFHKECFDGWLDHLKFNCPLCRSPLVSDERVALAHRRVGADLISWFSLR; this is encoded by the coding sequence ATGGGGTTACAGAGCCAGCTGAACGACGTGTCATCGGATTCGATCCCACTACTACTTGTAGCGCTTTTCGCCAACTGCGTCGCCTACCTCCGCTCCTTGCTATTCGGCCTTCTCCACTCGCTGGGCCTGTCCAGATTCGACCCGAACCGCGTTGACGACGGTCTATTGAGCGCAGTCGGGTCGGGCCTGGCTGGCCTCATCGCCTTGGCGGATCAGCTCAACAACAACCAGGCGTTTTCATACGAGTATGCCGCTGCCGAGGATGGTGCTGGGCCGACCACGGACCCGATGGACCGGCCCATCTGCGTCGTCTGCAGAAACGCGATGAGAGACGGGGACCACGTGCGCAGGCTGCCCTGCCGCCACGTCTTCCACAAGGAGTGCTTCGATGGCTGGCTTGACCACCTCAAGTTTAATTGCCCTCTATGTCGGTCGCCCCTGGTTTCTGACGAGCGCGTGGCTCTTGCGCACCGGCGCGTGGGCGCTGACCTCATCTCGTGGTTCTCTTTGCGGTGA
- the LOC132166567 gene encoding 2-oxoglutarate and iron-dependent oxygenase domain-containing protein CP2-like isoform X2, with amino-acid sequence MSLDGSVDRRKQPQTPSAGNGNGNGNGNGNGVVEDDKLTLGRSPNENHKPESYEDLKLEFSPLLFSSLEQYLPSDVLNLSRDLKLQYMRHILVRYSPEGERTRPLHRELYTMHAANFFVPSFLKAINDNTKESLRSIMTEPSPGVYTFEMLQPHFCELLLSEVENFERWVHGTKFRIMRPNTMNKYGAVLDDFGLETMLDKLMEDFICPISRVFFPEVGGSTLDSHHGFVVEYGMDRDVDLGFHVDDSEVTLNVCLGKQFSGGELFFRGIRCDNHVHSGTEQEEILDYSHVPGRAVLHRGRHRHGARATTSGRRVNLLLWCRSSVFRELKKYQKEFSSWCGECQREKNERQLLAVGATKLELLKRLQKSTS; translated from the exons ATGTCTCTGGATGGCTCTGTGGACCGAAGAAAACAGCCACAAACGCCCAGCGCCGGAAATGGGAACGGGAACGGGAACGGAAACGGAAATGGTGTCGTAGAGGACGATAAGCTGACGCTGGGGCGGAGCCCGAACGAGAATCACAAGCCGGAGAGCTACGAGGACCTGAAATTGGAGTTCAGCCCGCTGCTCTTCAGCTCGCTGGAGCAGTACTTGCCCTCCGACGTGCTCAACCTCTCTCGTGACCTCAAGCTCCAGTACATGCGCCACATTCTGGTCCGCTACTCGCCCGAGGGCGAACGCACTCGt CCTCTACATAGGGAGTTGTATACTATGCATGCTGCAAACTTCTTTGTCCCCTCATTTCTCAAAGCAATCAATGACAATACAAAGGAGAGTTTAAGAAGTATAATGACCGAACCTTCTCCGGGAGTTTATACATTTGAAATGCTTCAGCCACATTTCTGTGAATTGTTGTTATCCGAG GTGGAGAATTTTGAAAGATGGGTCCATGGGACAAAATTCAGAATCATGCGACCTAACACAATGAACAAATATGGTGCTGTTCTTGATGACTTTGGATTGGAAACCATGCTTGACAAGTTGATGGAGGACTTTATATGTCCTATATCTAGAG TTTTCTTTCCTGAAGTTGGTGGATCCACTCTGGATTCTCATCATGGTTTTGTTGTTGAATATGGAATGGATAGAGATGTCGATCTTG GTTTCCATGTCGATGACTCGGAAGTCACATTGAATGTTTGCTTGGGTAAGCAGTTTTCTGGTGGAGAATTGTTCTTCCGTGGTATTCGATGTGATAACCATGTACACTCAGGAACCGAACAAGAG GAAATCTTAGATTACTCCCATGTTCCGGGTCGTGCTGTTCTTCATCGTGGTCGCCATCGGCATGGTGCTAGAGCCACAACATCTGGGCGGCGGGTCAACTTACTTTTGTGGTGCAgaag TTCGGTCTTCAGAGAGCTGAAAAAATATCAGAAAGAATTCTCTAGCTGGTGTGGGGAGTGCCAACGTGAGAAGAACGAAAGGCAGCTTCTAGCAGTTGGTGCTACCAAACTG GAATTACTGAAGAGGTTACAGAAATCCACTTCGTGA
- the LOC132166567 gene encoding 2-oxoglutarate and iron-dependent oxygenase domain-containing protein CP2-like isoform X1, giving the protein MSLDGSVDRRKQPQTPSAGNGNGNGNGNGNGVVEDDKLTLGRSPNENHKPESYEDLKLEFSPLLFSSLEQYLPSDVLNLSRDLKLQYMRHILVRYSPEGERTRVQRHREYRKKIISNYQPLHRELYTMHAANFFVPSFLKAINDNTKESLRSIMTEPSPGVYTFEMLQPHFCELLLSEVENFERWVHGTKFRIMRPNTMNKYGAVLDDFGLETMLDKLMEDFICPISRVFFPEVGGSTLDSHHGFVVEYGMDRDVDLGFHVDDSEVTLNVCLGKQFSGGELFFRGIRCDNHVHSGTEQEEILDYSHVPGRAVLHRGRHRHGARATTSGRRVNLLLWCRSSVFRELKKYQKEFSSWCGECQREKNERQLLAVGATKLELLKRLQKSTS; this is encoded by the exons ATGTCTCTGGATGGCTCTGTGGACCGAAGAAAACAGCCACAAACGCCCAGCGCCGGAAATGGGAACGGGAACGGGAACGGAAACGGAAATGGTGTCGTAGAGGACGATAAGCTGACGCTGGGGCGGAGCCCGAACGAGAATCACAAGCCGGAGAGCTACGAGGACCTGAAATTGGAGTTCAGCCCGCTGCTCTTCAGCTCGCTGGAGCAGTACTTGCCCTCCGACGTGCTCAACCTCTCTCGTGACCTCAAGCTCCAGTACATGCGCCACATTCTGGTCCGCTACTCGCCCGAGGGCGAACGCACTCGt GTTCAAAGGCATAGGGAATACAGGAAGAAGATAATATCAAACTATCAG CCTCTACATAGGGAGTTGTATACTATGCATGCTGCAAACTTCTTTGTCCCCTCATTTCTCAAAGCAATCAATGACAATACAAAGGAGAGTTTAAGAAGTATAATGACCGAACCTTCTCCGGGAGTTTATACATTTGAAATGCTTCAGCCACATTTCTGTGAATTGTTGTTATCCGAG GTGGAGAATTTTGAAAGATGGGTCCATGGGACAAAATTCAGAATCATGCGACCTAACACAATGAACAAATATGGTGCTGTTCTTGATGACTTTGGATTGGAAACCATGCTTGACAAGTTGATGGAGGACTTTATATGTCCTATATCTAGAG TTTTCTTTCCTGAAGTTGGTGGATCCACTCTGGATTCTCATCATGGTTTTGTTGTTGAATATGGAATGGATAGAGATGTCGATCTTG GTTTCCATGTCGATGACTCGGAAGTCACATTGAATGTTTGCTTGGGTAAGCAGTTTTCTGGTGGAGAATTGTTCTTCCGTGGTATTCGATGTGATAACCATGTACACTCAGGAACCGAACAAGAG GAAATCTTAGATTACTCCCATGTTCCGGGTCGTGCTGTTCTTCATCGTGGTCGCCATCGGCATGGTGCTAGAGCCACAACATCTGGGCGGCGGGTCAACTTACTTTTGTGGTGCAgaag TTCGGTCTTCAGAGAGCTGAAAAAATATCAGAAAGAATTCTCTAGCTGGTGTGGGGAGTGCCAACGTGAGAAGAACGAAAGGCAGCTTCTAGCAGTTGGTGCTACCAAACTG GAATTACTGAAGAGGTTACAGAAATCCACTTCGTGA
- the LOC132166567 gene encoding 2-oxoglutarate and iron-dependent oxygenase domain-containing protein CP2-like isoform X4, translated as MVLILCIPCSMRRMWSCLRWYTKVQRHREYRKKIISNYQPLHRELYTMHAANFFVPSFLKAINDNTKESLRSIMTEPSPGVYTFEMLQPHFCELLLSEVENFERWVHGTKFRIMRPNTMNKYGAVLDDFGLETMLDKLMEDFICPISRVFFPEVGGSTLDSHHGFVVEYGMDRDVDLGFHVDDSEVTLNVCLGKQFSGGELFFRGIRCDNHVHSGTEQEEILDYSHVPGRAVLHRGRHRHGARATTSGRRVNLLLWCRSSVFRELKKYQKEFSSWCGECQREKNERQLLAVGATKLELLKRLQKSTS; from the exons ATGGTCTTGATCTTGTGCATTCCTTGCAGTATGCGGAGAATGTGGTCCTGTTTAAGATGGTATACAAAA GTTCAAAGGCATAGGGAATACAGGAAGAAGATAATATCAAACTATCAG CCTCTACATAGGGAGTTGTATACTATGCATGCTGCAAACTTCTTTGTCCCCTCATTTCTCAAAGCAATCAATGACAATACAAAGGAGAGTTTAAGAAGTATAATGACCGAACCTTCTCCGGGAGTTTATACATTTGAAATGCTTCAGCCACATTTCTGTGAATTGTTGTTATCCGAG GTGGAGAATTTTGAAAGATGGGTCCATGGGACAAAATTCAGAATCATGCGACCTAACACAATGAACAAATATGGTGCTGTTCTTGATGACTTTGGATTGGAAACCATGCTTGACAAGTTGATGGAGGACTTTATATGTCCTATATCTAGAG TTTTCTTTCCTGAAGTTGGTGGATCCACTCTGGATTCTCATCATGGTTTTGTTGTTGAATATGGAATGGATAGAGATGTCGATCTTG GTTTCCATGTCGATGACTCGGAAGTCACATTGAATGTTTGCTTGGGTAAGCAGTTTTCTGGTGGAGAATTGTTCTTCCGTGGTATTCGATGTGATAACCATGTACACTCAGGAACCGAACAAGAG GAAATCTTAGATTACTCCCATGTTCCGGGTCGTGCTGTTCTTCATCGTGGTCGCCATCGGCATGGTGCTAGAGCCACAACATCTGGGCGGCGGGTCAACTTACTTTTGTGGTGCAgaag TTCGGTCTTCAGAGAGCTGAAAAAATATCAGAAAGAATTCTCTAGCTGGTGTGGGGAGTGCCAACGTGAGAAGAACGAAAGGCAGCTTCTAGCAGTTGGTGCTACCAAACTG GAATTACTGAAGAGGTTACAGAAATCCACTTCGTGA
- the LOC132166567 gene encoding 2-oxoglutarate and iron-dependent oxygenase domain-containing protein CP2-like isoform X3 yields MSLDGSVDRRKQPQTPSAGNGNGNGNGNGNGVVEDDKLTLGRSPNENHKPESYEDLKLEFSPLLFSSLEQYLPSDVLNLSRDLKLQYMRHILVRYSPEGERTRVQRHREYRKKIISNYQPLHRELYTMHAANFFVPSFLKAINDNTKESLRSIMTEPSPGVYTFEMLQPHFCELLLSEVENFERWVHGTKFRIMRPNTMNKYGAVLDDFGLETMLDKLMEDFICPISRVFFPEVGGSTLDSHHGFVVEYGMDRDVDLGFHVDDSEVTLNVCLGKQFSGGELFFRGIRCDNHVHSGTEQESYLADFFPNRKS; encoded by the exons ATGTCTCTGGATGGCTCTGTGGACCGAAGAAAACAGCCACAAACGCCCAGCGCCGGAAATGGGAACGGGAACGGGAACGGAAACGGAAATGGTGTCGTAGAGGACGATAAGCTGACGCTGGGGCGGAGCCCGAACGAGAATCACAAGCCGGAGAGCTACGAGGACCTGAAATTGGAGTTCAGCCCGCTGCTCTTCAGCTCGCTGGAGCAGTACTTGCCCTCCGACGTGCTCAACCTCTCTCGTGACCTCAAGCTCCAGTACATGCGCCACATTCTGGTCCGCTACTCGCCCGAGGGCGAACGCACTCGt GTTCAAAGGCATAGGGAATACAGGAAGAAGATAATATCAAACTATCAG CCTCTACATAGGGAGTTGTATACTATGCATGCTGCAAACTTCTTTGTCCCCTCATTTCTCAAAGCAATCAATGACAATACAAAGGAGAGTTTAAGAAGTATAATGACCGAACCTTCTCCGGGAGTTTATACATTTGAAATGCTTCAGCCACATTTCTGTGAATTGTTGTTATCCGAG GTGGAGAATTTTGAAAGATGGGTCCATGGGACAAAATTCAGAATCATGCGACCTAACACAATGAACAAATATGGTGCTGTTCTTGATGACTTTGGATTGGAAACCATGCTTGACAAGTTGATGGAGGACTTTATATGTCCTATATCTAGAG TTTTCTTTCCTGAAGTTGGTGGATCCACTCTGGATTCTCATCATGGTTTTGTTGTTGAATATGGAATGGATAGAGATGTCGATCTTG GTTTCCATGTCGATGACTCGGAAGTCACATTGAATGTTTGCTTGGGTAAGCAGTTTTCTGGTGGAGAATTGTTCTTCCGTGGTATTCGATGTGATAACCATGTACACTCAGGAACCGAACAAGAG TCTTACTTGGCGGATTTTTTCCCCAATAGGAAATCTTAG